The Arachis duranensis cultivar V14167 chromosome 9, aradu.V14167.gnm2.J7QH, whole genome shotgun sequence genomic sequence aagatcaaaaacatgttaaaaaaatctattagaTAGAAGTTTAAGTGGAATCACCTAGAAACAAATTGTGAAAACTCTGTAGAACTATAGTTATGCAATAATGTTATTTCTCTATTCATgatattttatctattattaaatataatataaattttatttaaattaaattcatattccatcaaacaataaataaaatttgaaacttAGTTGTTGCTTAAGGAGTCCGACTCATTTTGGTATGAAGATAACTGATTCAGGTTGATGATTATGTTTCTTAGTTTTGGAATATAGTTGGTGCTCGATTACATAAGTTactaacttttaaatttaatttccttATCTATATTAGCGAATCATATGTTGGGAGGGGCAACTGAAGCAGATAGATCAAGACATTCTAACCCATATGAAGACCCTGCGGTGCCCTCTGATGCTGAGACTGaccaaaataataactaattgatttgttttAAAATGTTTCTTAAATCTTTTATGTCAAATTTTTTGCTTTTTGCATAAGTGATTGTAAAGCTGTCAATATTTTGTTGAAATTAGATACTGACTATAATGTATAGTGGTGTTGCTTACAAGCCTTTTATTCATACATGATGTTTGCTCGTGTATTATCAACCTCAGAATATGACATAATACTCTTCTCAAATTTAAAGTTTATTGTTAGTTTCATGAACCGTGAACTTTGGGTTGTAGTCAATTATGTTCAGATTATAtgacaaattattatttatttcttatatatttttgtggTCTTGATCAAAAGTTGGTCCTCTTTGCTAAAGGTAGGAGCTTGTACTCAAAGATTAGATTAGGTGCGCTAGAACGAATTAAATCTTACCTGATTTTAAGTAGTTATGAAATTAATGACATATCCAATCAAGTTTTAAACAAAGACACATCCATCACAGACACAGCCAAAGAAGTTTGAAATACAAGACACATCTATTAATGACACATCTAACAATTAAAGACACATCCAAACATTAGTCGGTTAAAACAAAACAAGTGTTTAACAAATGCAAAAAGACATATCAATGTCTTAACAGAGAGGGCACATTcacacttaaatttttttttacaagagATAACCAAGGAAAGTTCACAGTCTTGAAAAGCAACATCGAAGTTCTAAACAGAGGACACATCCATTAAAAGCATATTCAAATAAGTTTTAAACAGAAGACACATCCATTAAAGACACTTCCAACAGAAGACACATTCATTAAAGACACATCCAAACAAATTTCCAACAGAAGGCACATCCAAGTATTAACCGGCTAAAACAAAACAAGTGTTTAACAAAAGCAAAAAGATATCATCCAGAGAAGCATCTTTAacatatcaaaaaaattaaatatctctGCTGTCTTCATTTCTAACAACTTCTCCTTGTATGCTAATTAATCAAACAAAGCATCTTAAGAAACtataatagaataatttaactaaaaataatagatCTACTAAGCTAGTACAATTTCTGCCTAAATGAATTCAAAGGACACAAGGGAATGTTATGACATTCTACTTCTCGTTTCGAAGAACATACACTTTGGCTTTCAACAAGTTTTTGGAGCATCTCATTATTTGTAAGATCTGGTGAGACAAGGGTCTTATCAAAGAATTCTCTATACTACACAagcttttatttcttctccatCTATGCATCTCCCGAAAAAATTAGAACAAGCCTTCTCTTAGGAATTCATGTCAAGCACCATGTGATCAATCATGTACAAGTTCTGACTTTGCTCCTAAATCAACAATAGAATAAATTTcccatatttataaataaagactAGCCATTCATGATTAATTCAACATCTCATCATAAGCATATAGAGCGTATAAGCATACTCTGCAAGTGGATCAATTAGGTAGATATTATCAATAAAGCTTTCCGAAACAAATAACTTGAACCTTAACTCAAATTGACACATCCCAATAGTCTAAATTAAGCTGCTAGATACTTATCATGATTCATGGTGGTCATTACTTCTCCTTGAATGGTGATGTCATTCAATTTGAATAATACCCTAAATTCTTCCAAAGAACTTACCCGAGGCAATGTATTCATATGATTTAGCAACCCTGGACATGGCACCGGTACCAGCACTTCTGTCGCTCGCCTCACGCTGCAAGATCTTAGCAAGCCCAAAATTCGCTACATGAGGCCTAAACTCATGATCAAGCAATAAGTTATTGATTTTCACATCCCTATGAACTATAGCAGACACACAATCATAGGGAATTAGTGTTTAGTAATGATAGATTTTTGGTAAAATTGTAGCATATAACTAATAAAAAGCCAATAAACTCATCATAGCATATAGCTAAAAATAGCAAAGTTACACTAAACATACATATAACCAAGTAACAAACACATAGTGGcaaatggaaattaaatgaaattacaTGACATGAAAGTCTAGAATCAAAATTTGACCTTAAAATCAATATACAACACTATATTCCCATTAAAATAAGCATGAACTAAAGGAGCTCAATGAACTGTAGTTCAAGCAAAAGTTACATGGAAATTATATGAAACTATCTAAGAAGAAACATTCAACTAAAATCAATGAAAACTCCATGAATCCAACAAAAATCAGGAGCATCACATAAGAACCATAAATACCAATCAAAAGAGCTACTGTTACTTAAAACCCTAATAATATACTAACCAATTGGAGAACACTGGGATGATTGCAGAGAGCGGCGTGCAACGGTCGATAGCTAGACGCGGCAGGGCGGCGTGGACACAGAGGTGGTTGCTGTTGCGGCCTGGAGGAGGGGATGCTTCGTTGACGTCTTTAGACGAGAAGGACTCCCGCGGCAACATCAACCACCATGAGAACCAGCATCGGCGGCGTCGACCTCCGTGAATAGCAGCAGCGGTGGGGTTGTGTTGTGGTGTTGAAGACGACGGCATCCTCACGGGTGGGCGGAGCAACTCGGGCTGCGCAGGTGGCAGGCGGAGGCAATGCTGAGAAGACCTGTCGACAGGGCTGATGAGTATGCGACGCTGGAAAAGGATATAGGGATTGGGGGAGTGTGTCcacaataacaacaaaagtGTATAGGGTAAATTAGGGTTAGTGTAGTAAACTAGtgaaattaggattaatttgGGTTAATTGGGGATGTGACTTTTGGAATTAAGTGGGCTTAGAGCCTAGTCCAATTAAAGTTAGTAGAAATGCTATTGGTAACGTAATGGAATTGTTTTTTTTTGGAAGAGTAAACAAGCTCAACACATTAAGTGAAGCATACAAGAGACAAAACATAAACTTAAACAATCTCTATGTCATCTTATATATCAATATCATCATATACTTTATTTGGCCACCCAAAATGACTTGATGATTAATGTTAATTAAGAACAATTACATGCTGATTGTTGGCAAATAGTAATTAAGCTTCCTACAGAAGAAAAGGCGAGAAGGGGATGAACagcatgaattaaataatataacaaattaaatcaCTTATTAATGATATTACTCGTGTAATATATCTCTACATAAATGCTGGGCCaagtttcattattttttcttaattgaaATGTCTCTCTTTTGCTAGAATTTAGGTGTTTGTTACGGTACGATGATAAATTCATACGTACcgatacattaaaaatatagacAAATAATAACAAGTTACGTggaatttatttttcacatcagcatttaattttttcttttttaaatatatattatatcaccaTTTTTACTAATACACccctttaattaaataaaaatatattttttatttaattttataaaaagtctTAAACATCCTTACTTTAtttgattagacaaaaataccattttaaattaatcaacttttagaattcaattaatcctaattttatagtttcaattaatttaaacaacaaaataaaaacacataaaaaaataaaaatcaatcatTCTTCGTCTTCTCCAATTCTCCTAATCATTCGTGCCCCCTCTGAAGCAAAGCAAAagatatcaataaaaataaaaaatcaatctgttcttcatcttctccaatTCCCCTAATATCATTCGTGCCCCCTCCCCTCTCATCTAAAGCATACCAAAACGGCAAAACCCTAGTCCTAGGTTCTTTGCCGCCGGCGTTCCCAGGCTCAGCGCTTCCGCTTCTTCCTATTTTCTCTGTCCGGAACCCAAGTAGCTCGACACGTCGTCCCCATCTTTGCTGGCTTCTCTGTTTGTGGCTTGGAGCAGCTCGCCATCGGGTCACCGCTTGATGTCATCTCTGCTCTCGCTGTCGTGTTACTGGTTGCCGCCGTATCTCTGTCGAAGGTTAGTGGCCTTGCTTTTAATTTTGCTCTGGTTGCTGAATGCTcggttttttcttcttccttttaatttctaaaaattttcttttctttatttttttcagtagaaaaaaattgtcaaaaataatttaatattttggtCTTGAAGATCTCTGTAGTGAAGCTAGTGGATCCTGAAGTGAATGAACGCAACGATATGGAAGAAGGAGGTGAAGAGTTGTCTGATATATACCACTCACCGCGGGTTTTCAAGCTGAACTACGCGGAGATGATGAAGTTCAATGTTTGTATATATCCTGATAGAGATCCCAAGACATTTGATCAAACACCTAGGAAGCTCACTGGGAAATACGCCAGTGAGGGATATTTCTTCCAGAACATTCGGGAGAGCAGGTTCCAAACCCTCGATCCGGATTAGGCACACCTCTTCTTCATACCAATCTCCTGTCTTAAGATGCGTGGCAAGGTAAACATTTTCAGCGTTTTTTGGTTTTTGCAAtgtctttggattattttaacTAACTGTATTTATAAGAATGTGTAGCACTTTGTTGAATAGGGGAGTgttgtcattttttttaagtGGTGATTACTATTGAGATCTGAGAAGGCTATGGCATTTGGTTGATGTCTTAGTGCCAATAGCTGTCTTGTTATGGTAATATGTTTATAATGGTAATGAATGGTTTTTTAAGGATTAATTTGTGAATAAGGAATGGATACGACACAGAGTTTGAACTTTGTTTCGGATATGCGGTATTAGTACCTAGTACTGATATTACATAAGATGCTAGGCTAATATGTGTTGGAAATATTATCAATTGTTGGAGGTTATGGTTTTTATGAATGTCTTGATGATCACCTATTTGCCTCCGGTGAAGAATTAGGGACTGGAATTTCATGTAGTAAACATGTGCATTTTATATAGCTTGATAAACTATTCTGGCTTTTATCGGCATCAAGTGAATTGGATAAATCATTGCCCAATATTGTTGCCAGGTAATGTCCAAACTTGAAAGTCCAATCCATGTACAATTTGGTAAAATCTTATATGGGAAGACAGGAATAATTTGTGAGTGTTAATACGAAATTTAAGGAGTTGGTATTGATGTGTGGAGGGCCCAATGAGAAACTCAGCTGAGAAGCTAATAAATTGCCTTAGGTCAGTTTAATGAGCTATAGTATCTTCATCTCACCCAGTTTAAtatttggaaaagaaaaaaattgcaatagaaaattattgtttttagtatgtattAGTTTTCTAATCATGGATACATCATATGTTTTACGAAATTATTAGGCGTGTTTGAACATACTTATGCAGTTGCACTTTTAAGGGACTTTTTTCTAACCTTTTATTTGTTGTGAAGTTCACCTTGAAAGTTTCTTTAttgattatcttttttttaaattgataatccTTAACATAATATTTGCAATAACAAACTGGAGGATCACCATAGGGTTGTTCCTGATACACCTTCAGAACGCATGATGAGCCTCCCAACCACAAGGAAGCTGgcattgaaaaacaaaattgtcTTTGGCACTGGTGATCATTAGCATGCTCCCACTTTAACTGCAAATATGGCATTTGTCAAAGCAGTTTCACAAACAGGGATGTCACTTTATACTATTGAGCACAGACCAAGGGCCTTAACTGGTGACTAGTTTCATGAATTCTTGATAAGTTTTGAGGCATTCATTCTCACATAGAAAACCAGGTAACAATGTTATCTTGTCAATGACATAAAATGGGCAAGAGGAAAGAAACTTATGAAATTATCCTTTTTCTAAATCTATTCCATTCCATTATTAAATTGTTCTTTTGAAACCAATTTCTGGTGAAGGGtacttttcaatttcaattggTTCAATGTAGAATGATGAGACTTCGGTAATTGGCATCTACTTGCAAGATGTTTATAACAAATACATAAGCATTGAGATAGTAAAAACTTAGGCTTAGCTGAAGTGTCGCATAGAGATACTTGAGCTCAAGTAACTATAACTACACTTTAATTTGTAAACTAAATTTTTAGCTTACTGCTATTTATACATAGTTTTACACTTTCCTTAAATGAGTATTACATAGAAAGAATAGCTTATCTgtaaatgtaaaaataaataataattaaaaacacaACCAATTTTTTAAAGAACTGTTAATAtagctatttatttttatcattattagtTTGGTAATAATAAAGCTATTTATTGTTCAAAGAAGTCTAAATCTTGGAAACAACATGAAATTTTGCAACTATAGGATAATATTCAGAGCATAATGCTAACTGAAAAGGAATTTTTCATTACCACTGATAAAAATTCAACcaatgctttctttcttcagtTCCAACCTCTCA encodes the following:
- the LOC107466052 gene encoding uncharacterized protein LOC107466052 isoform X2, with the protein product MPSSSTPQHNPTAAAIHGGRRRRCWFSWWLMLPRESFSSKDVNEASPPPGRNSNHLCVHAALPRLAIDRCTPLSAIIPVFSNWPHVANFGLAKILQREASDRSAGTGAMSRVAKSYEYIASGAKSELVHD
- the LOC107466052 gene encoding uncharacterized protein LOC107466052 isoform X1, with product MPSSSTPQHNPTAAAIHGGRRRRCWFSWWLMLPRESFSSKDVNEASPPPGRNSNHLCVHAALPRLAIDRCTPLSAIIPVFSNWPHVANFGLAKILQREASDRSAGTGAMSRVAKSYEYIASEYAYTLYMLMMRC